In the Populus trichocarpa isolate Nisqually-1 chromosome 1, P.trichocarpa_v4.1, whole genome shotgun sequence genome, one interval contains:
- the LOC7473027 gene encoding phosphatidylcholine:diacylglycerol cholinephosphotransferase 1 isoform X1 — translation MKTTTTATITATIPTPYKRKQINVDGGFNMEEEEEKKIVGIMTDGVSNGFYAVDPFFLKWTVHDMVNVAKHHWLPCFFGFGLLFFMAVEYTLPMVPASSPPFDLGFVATHLLHGLLYSWPELNTLLAALNTVFVGMQTTYILWTWLVEGRPRATISALFMFTCRGILGYSTQLPLPEEFLGSGADFPVGNVSFFLFFSGHVAGSVIASLDMRRMQRWELAWTFDVLNVLQVIRLLGTRGHYTIDLVVGVGAGILFDSLAGKYQECIRRKSIAAKEAFFS, via the exons ATGAAAACAACCACCACCGCAACTATCACCGCCACGATTCCCACCCCTTATAAGCGTAAACAGATCAACGTTGACGGCGGCTTcaacatggaggaggaggaggaaaagaaaattgttgGCATTATGACCGATGGAGTTAGTAACGGTTTCTATGCTGTTGACCCGTTCTTTTTGAAATGGACGGTGCATGATATGGTCAATGTGGCTAAGCATCATTGGCTTCCGTGCTTTTTTGGATTTGGGTTGTTGTTTTTCATGGCCGTGGAGTACACGCTCCCCATGGTGCCAGCATCATCGCCTCCGTTTGACTTGGGATTTGTTGCCACGCACCTCCTTCACGGATTGCTGTACTCGTGGCCGGAGCTCAATACTTTACTCGCTGCTCTTAATACG GTATTTGTGGGTATGCAAACAACATATATCCTATGGACGTGGCTAGTTGAAGGCAGACCTAGAGCAACAATCTCTGCGTTATTTATGTTCACTTGCCGTGGGATTCTGGGTTACTCCACTCAGCTTCCATTGCCAGAG GAATTTTTGGGGTCAGGGGCGGACTTTCCAGTGGGTAATGTAtcgtttttcttgtttttctcagGCCATGTTGCAGGGTCTGTGATTGCATCATTGGATATGAGAAGAATGCAGAGGTGGGAATTGGCTTGGACATTTGATGTGCTTAATGTTCTGCAAGTTATTAGGCTTCTTGGTACTAGGGGTCACTATACCATAGATTTAGTTGTTGGTGTTGGTGCTGGTATTCTCTTTGATTCACTTGCTGGAAAATATCAAGAGTGCATACGAAGGAAATCAATTGCTGCTAAAGAGGCTTTCTTTAGTTAG
- the LOC7473027 gene encoding phosphatidylcholine:diacylglycerol cholinephosphotransferase 1 isoform X2 yields MKTTTTATITATIPTPYKRKQINVDGGFNMEEEEEKKIVGIMTDGVSNGFYAVDPFFLKWTVHDMVNVAKHHWLPCFFGFGLLFFMAVEYTLPMVPASSPPFDLGFVATHLLHGLLYSWPELNTLLAALNTVFVGMQTTYILWTWLVEGRPRATISALFMFTCRGILGYSTQLPLPEAMLQGL; encoded by the exons ATGAAAACAACCACCACCGCAACTATCACCGCCACGATTCCCACCCCTTATAAGCGTAAACAGATCAACGTTGACGGCGGCTTcaacatggaggaggaggaggaaaagaaaattgttgGCATTATGACCGATGGAGTTAGTAACGGTTTCTATGCTGTTGACCCGTTCTTTTTGAAATGGACGGTGCATGATATGGTCAATGTGGCTAAGCATCATTGGCTTCCGTGCTTTTTTGGATTTGGGTTGTTGTTTTTCATGGCCGTGGAGTACACGCTCCCCATGGTGCCAGCATCATCGCCTCCGTTTGACTTGGGATTTGTTGCCACGCACCTCCTTCACGGATTGCTGTACTCGTGGCCGGAGCTCAATACTTTACTCGCTGCTCTTAATACG GTATTTGTGGGTATGCAAACAACATATATCCTATGGACGTGGCTAGTTGAAGGCAGACCTAGAGCAACAATCTCTGCGTTATTTATGTTCACTTGCCGTGGGATTCTGGGTTACTCCACTCAGCTTCCATTGCCAGAG GCCATGTTGCAGGGTCTGTGA